One part of the Arabidopsis thaliana chromosome 4, partial sequence genome encodes these proteins:
- a CDS encoding Eukaryotic aspartyl protease family protein (Eukaryotic aspartyl protease family protein; FUNCTIONS IN: aspartic-type endopeptidase activity; INVOLVED IN: proteolysis; LOCATED IN: endomembrane system; EXPRESSED IN: sepal, flower; EXPRESSED DURING: petal differentiation and expansion stage; CONTAINS InterPro DOMAIN/s: Peptidase aspartic (InterPro:IPR021109), Peptidase aspartic, catalytic (InterPro:IPR009007), Peptidase A1 (InterPro:IPR001461); BEST Arabidopsis thaliana protein match is: Eukaryotic aspartyl protease family protein (TAIR:AT4G30030.1); Has 1813 Blast hits to 1802 proteins in 111 species: Archae - 0; Bacteria - 0; Metazoa - 8; Fungi - 90; Plants - 1687; Viruses - 0; Other Eukaryotes - 28 (source: NCBI BLink).), producing the protein MAIFFTSPLFFLIILCFSISVVHLSASPTLVLNLVHSYHIYSRKPPHVYHIKEASVERLEYLKAKTTGDIIAHLSPNVPIIPQAFLVNISIGSPPITQLLHMDTASDLLWIQCLPCINCYAQSLPIFDPSRSYTHRNETCRTSQYSMPSLKFNANTRSCEYSMRYVDDTGSKGILAREMLLFNTIYDESSSAALHDVVFGCGHDNYGEPLVGTGILGLGYGEFSLVHRFGKKFSYCFGSLDDPSYPHNVLVLGDDGANILGDTTPLEIHNGFYYVTIEAISVDGIILPIDPRVFNRNHQTGLGGTIIDTGNSLTSLVEEAYKPLKNRIEDIFEGRFTAADVSQDDMIKMECYNGNFERDLVESGFPIVTFHFSEGAELSLDVKSLFMKLSPNVFCLAVTPGNLNSIGATAQQSYNIGYDLEAMEVSF; encoded by the coding sequence ATGGCGATTTTCTTTACATCTCccctcttctttctcatcatcCTTTGTTTCTCTATCTCCGTGGTTCACTTGTCAGCATCACCAACTCTTGTTCTCAATCTCGTTCATTCCTACCACATATACTCTCGAAAACCACCACATGTCTATCATATCAAGGAAGCGTCGGTCGAACGTCTAGAGTACTTGAAAGCCAAGACAACTGGAGATATCATTGCACACCTTTCCCCTAACGTCCCTATCATCCCACAAGCTTTCTTAGTGAACATATCAATAGGTAGCCCACCAATCACACAACTTCTCCACATGGACACGGCTAGTGATCTTCTATGGATACAATGTCTTCCTTGTATCAATTGCTATGCTCAAAGTCTTCCTATTTTCGATCCTTCTCGATCTTATACTCACCGCAACGAAACATGTAGAACATCTCAATACTCTATGCCTAGCTTAAAATTCAATGCAAACACAAGATCTTGCGAGTATTCCATGAGATACGTGGATGATACAGGGAGCAAAGGCATACTAGCTAGAGAAATGTTGCTGTTTAATACAATCTACGATGAGTCTTCGTCAGCTGCTTTACATGAcgttgtttttggttgtggCCATGATAACTACGGTGAGCCTCTAGTTGGAACCGGCATTCTCGGTTTAGGGTATGGTGAATTCTCGTTGGTTCATAGATTTGGTAAAAAGTTCTCATACTGCTTTGGAAGCTTAGATGATCCTTCTTATCCACATAACGTCTTAGTCTTGGGAGATGATGGTGCCAACATTTTGGGAGATACCACACCGTTAGAGATCCACAATGGTTTTTATTACGTTACAATCGAAGCCATAAGCGTGGATGGAATCATTCTCCCGATCGATCCACGTGTATTCAACCGTAATCACCAAACCGGTTTAGGCGGTACAATAATCGACACGGGAAATTCATTAACAAGCCTAGTCGAAGAAGCTTACAAGCCATTGAAGAACAGaattgaagatatttttgaaGGAAGGTTTACGGCAGCGGATGTGAGTCAAGATGACATGATTAAAATGGAGTGCTACAATGGAAACTTTGAGCGAGATTTGGTCGAGTCTGGATTTCCGATTGTAACGTTTCATTTCTCAGAAGGAGCAGAGTTGTCATTGGATGTGAAGAGTTTGTTCATGAAGCTTTCACCAAATGTTTTCTGCTTA
- a CDS encoding ATP-dependent RNA helicase (unknown protein; FUNCTIONS IN: molecular_function unknown; INVOLVED IN: biological_process unknown; LOCATED IN: mitochondrion, plastid; EXPRESSED IN: 26 plant structures; EXPRESSED DURING: 15 growth stages; Has 39 Blast hits to 39 proteins in 18 species: Archae - 0; Bacteria - 0; Metazoa - 0; Fungi - 0; Plants - 39; Viruses - 0; Other Eukaryotes - 0 (source: NCBI BLink).), producing MALRRVYSEIRGKKVTELPGYIKSTFSMETVKTSVKRGLDNYNEKYIQTSSVDPILHICFYGMAFSYLVALPNERRHLEHQQHAKEHGGH from the coding sequence ATGGCGTTGAGAAGGGTTTACAGTGAAATCAGAGGGAAGAAGGTGACGGAGCTTCCAGGCTATATCAAATCGACTTTTTCAATGGAGACCGTGAAGACCTCTGTGAAGAGAGGACTCGATAACTACAACGAAAAATACATTCAGACCAGCTCCGTTGATCCTATCCTTCATATCTGCTTCTACGGCATGGCTTTCTCTTACCTTGTCGCTCTCCCTAATGAGCGTCGCCATCTTGAGCATCAGCAGCATGCTAAGGAGCACGGTGGTCATTGA
- a CDS encoding PA-domain containing subtilase family protein (PA-domain containing subtilase family protein; FUNCTIONS IN: identical protein binding, serine-type endopeptidase activity; INVOLVED IN: proteolysis, negative regulation of catalytic activity; LOCATED IN: endomembrane system, cell wall, membrane; EXPRESSED IN: 20 plant structures; EXPRESSED DURING: 13 growth stages; CONTAINS InterPro DOMAIN/s: Protease-associated PA (InterPro:IPR003137), Proteinase inhibitor, propeptide (InterPro:IPR009020), Peptidase S8A, DUF1034 C-terminal (InterPro:IPR010435), Peptidase S8/S53, subtilisin/kexin/sedolisin (InterPro:IPR000209), Peptidase S8, subtilisin-related (InterPro:IPR015500), Peptidase S8/S53, subtilisin, active site (InterPro:IPR022398), Proteinase inhibitor I9, subtilisin propeptide (InterPro:IPR010259); BEST Arabidopsis thaliana protein match is: subtilisin-like serine protease 3 (TAIR:AT2G19170.1); Has 30201 Blast hits to 17322 proteins in 780 species: Archae - 12; Bacteria - 1396; Metazoa - 17338; Fungi - 3422; Plants - 5037; Viruses - 0; Other Eukaryotes - 2996 (source: NCBI BLink).), whose amino-acid sequence MDIGCKVLVFFTCFLTVTAEIYIVTMEGEPIISYKGGDNGFEATAVESDEKIDTTSELVTSYARHLERKHDMLLGMLFVEGSYKKLYSYKHLINGFAAHVSPDQAEMLRRAPGVKSVDRDWKVRKLTTHTPQFLGLPTDVWPTGGGYDRAGEDIVIGFIDSGIFPHHPSFASHHTTVPYGPHPSYKGKCEEDPHTKISFCNGKIIGAQHFAEAAKAAGAFNPDIDFASPMDGDGHGSHTAAIAAGNNGIPVRMHGYEFGKASGMAPRARIAVYKALYRLFGGFVADVVAAIDQAVHDGVDILSLSVGPNSPPATTKTTFLNPFDATLLGAVKAGVFVAQAAGNGGPFPKTLVSYSPWITTVAAAIDDRRYKNHLTLGNGKMLAGIGLSPSTRPHRSYKMVSANDVLLGSSGMKYNPSDCQKPEVLNKKLVEGNILLCGYSFNFVAGSASIKKVAETAKHLGAAGFVLVVENVSPGTKFDPVPSCIPGILITDVSKSMDLIDYYNVTTSRDWMGRVKDFKAEGSIGDGLEPILHKSAPEVALFSARGPNTKDFSFQDADLLKPDILAPGSLIWSAWSANGTDEANYIGEGFALISGTSMAAPHIAGIAALVKQKHPQWSPAAIKSALMTTSTVIDRAGRPLQAQQYSETETVTLVKATPFDYGSGHVNPSAALDPGLIFDAGYEDYIGFLCTTPGIDAHEIKNFTNTPCNFKMVHPSNFNTPSIAISHLVRTQTVTRRVTNVAEEEETYTITSRMEPAIAIEVSPPAMTVRAGASRTFSVTLTVRSVTGAYSFGQVTLKGSRGHKVTLPVVAMGQRR is encoded by the exons ATGGATATCGGGTGTAAAGTTCTCGTCTTTTTCACATGTTTCCTCACTGTGACAGCAGAGATTTACATTGTGACTATGGAAGGAGAACCAATCATTAGTTACAAAGGTGGTGATAATGGATTTGAAGCAACTGCTGTGGAATCTGATGAGAAAATTGATACTACAAG TGAACTGGTGACATCATACGCCCGTCACCTTGAGAGGAAGCATGATATGCTTCTTGGAATGCTCTTTGTGGAAGGATCTTACAAAAAGCTTTACAGCTATAAACACCTCATTAATGGTTTTGCAGCTCATGTATCCCCTGATCAG GCGGAAATGCTTCGTCGCGCGCCTGGTGTGAAATCTGTGGATAGAGATTGGAAAGTTAGGAAACTTACTACACATACACCACAGTTTTTGGGATTACCAACTGATGTTTGGCCAACTGGTGGTGGTTATGATAGAGCAGGGGAAGATATTGTTATTGGCTTTATTGACTCAGGGATATTTCCACATCACCCAAGTTTTGCCTCTCACCACACAACAGTACCTTATGGCCCTCATCCTAGTTACAAAGGGAAATGTGAAGAAGATCCTCATACTAAGATCAGTTTCTGCAATGGGAAGATCATAGGAGCGCAGCATTTTGCTGAAGCCGCTAAAGCAGCTGGTGCTTTCAATCCGGATATCGACTTTGCTTCACCAATGGATGGCGATGGACATGGAAG TCACACAGCAGCTATTGCAGCTGGGAACAATGGTATTCCAGTGAGGATGCACGGTTATGAGTTTGGAAAAGCAAGCGGGATGGCTCCTCGTGCAAG GATTGCTGTTTACAAAGCTCTCTACCGACTTTTTGGAGGCTTTGTAGCTGATGTGGTGGCTGCCATTGATCAG GCTGTTCATGATGGAGTAGATATTTTGAGTCTCTCGGTTGGTCCAAACAGTCCTCCAGCTACTACAAAGACAACATTCTTGAATCCATTTGATGCTACACTTCTTGGGGCTGTAAAAGCTGGTGTTTTTGTTGCTCAAGCTGCTGGAAACGGAGGTCCCTTTCCGAAAACTCTGGTTTCATACAGCCCTTGGATAACTACTGTGGCTGCTGCAATTGATGATCGCAGATACAAAAATCATCTGACTCTTGGAAATGGTAAAATGCTTGCCGGAATAGGATTATCTC cttctactcgacctcatcgTTCATACAAGATGGTTTCTGCAAATGATGTTCTGCTTGGTTCTTCTGGTATGAAATACAATCCGTCGGACTGCCAGAAGCCAGAAGTcttgaacaaaaaattagtCGAAGGAAACATTCTGCTTTGTGGATATTCTTTCAATTTCGTTGCTGGTTCAGCTTCCATCAAGAAAGTTGCTGAAACTGCCAAGCATCTAGGCGCTGCTGGTTTCGTTCTTGTTGTCGAAAACGTTTCTCCAGGAACAAAATTCGATCCCGTTCCTTCTTGCATTCCTGGGATTCTGATTACAGATGTCTCTAAGTCAATG gATTTGATTGATTACTACAATGTCACAACGTCAAGAGATTGGATGGGAAGGGTAAAGGACTTTAAAGCTGAAGGAAGCATCGGAGACGGTTTGGAACCCATTCTTCACAAATCCGCACCTGAAGTTGCTCTGTTCTCAGCTCGAGGACCCAATACCAAAGATTTCAGCTTTCAGGATGCTGATCTTCTCAAACCAGATATTCTTGCTCCAGGCTCTTTAATATGGTCTGCCTGGTCTGCAAATGGAACAGACGAGGCTAACTATATCG GCGAAGGATTTGCACTAATTTCTGGCACAAGCATGGCTGCACCACACATTGCGGGTATTGCTGCTCTGGTGAAACAGAAGCATCCTCAATGGAGTCCAGCTGCCATTAAATCAGCTTTGATGACGACTTCAACAGTCATAGATAGAGCAGGAAGACCTCTCCAAGCACAACAATATTCTGAAACAGAGACAGTAACACTTGTTAAAGCAACTCCGTTTGATTATGGAAGCGGTCATGTCAATCCAAGCGCTGCTCTAGACCCTGGTCTCATCTTTGATGCAG GTTATGAGGATTATATAGGGTTCTTGTGCACCACACCTGGTATCGATGCTCACGAGATAAAAAACTTCACAAACACTCCATGCAATTTCAAAATGGTTCATCCTTCAAACTTCAACACGCCATCCATAGCCATCTCTCATCTCGTCAGAACACAAACCGTAACCAGAAGAGTGACGAATGTtgcggaagaagaagaaacatacacAATCACATCGAGGATGGAGCCAGCAATCGCCATCGAAGTGAGTCCTCCTGCAATGACAGTAAGAGCGGGCGCTTCTAGAACCTTTTCGGTGACTCTAACAGTGAGATCAGTGACTGGAGCTTATAGCTTCGGACAGGTTACATTGAAAGGAAGCCGAGGGCATAAAGTGACTCTCCCTGTGGTTGCTATGGGACAAAGGcgataa
- a CDS encoding Dihydropterin pyrophosphokinase / Dihydropteroate synthase (Dihydropterin pyrophosphokinase / Dihydropteroate synthase; FUNCTIONS IN: 2-amino-4-hydroxy-6-hydroxymethyldihydropteridine diphosphokinase activity, dihydropteroate synthase activity; INVOLVED IN: pteridine and derivative metabolic process, cellular metabolic process, folic acid and derivative biosynthetic process; EXPRESSED IN: 21 plant structures; EXPRESSED DURING: 13 growth stages; CONTAINS InterPro DOMAIN/s: Dihydropteroate synthase-like (InterPro:IPR011005), 7,8-Dihydro-6-hydroxymethylpterin-pyrophosphokinase, HPPK (InterPro:IPR000550), Dihydropteroate synthase (InterPro:IPR006390), Pterin-binding (InterPro:IPR000489); BEST Arabidopsis thaliana protein match is: Dihydropterin pyrophosphokinase / Dihydropteroate synthase (TAIR:AT1G69190.1); Has 14894 Blast hits to 14858 proteins in 2526 species: Archae - 148; Bacteria - 9690; Metazoa - 8; Fungi - 166; Plants - 69; Viruses - 0; Other Eukaryotes - 4813 (source: NCBI BLink).): MAPLLSQTLIHTGRFLLRRFLEPPPAVISAVAASRVCFHRYYSSKSLSLVSPLGLHCSSLFSPPALCNSAFSSSATSTTIEVQSTEHEVVIALGSNIGNRMNNFREALRLMKRGGICVTRHSCLYETAPVHVTDQPRFLNAAVRGVTKLGPHELLSVLKTIERDMGRKDGIRYGPRPLDLDILFYGKMRISSDKLIIPHERLWERSFVLAPLVDLLGSAVDNDTVAHWHSLAIHPGGIFQAWERLGGESLIGQDGIQRVLPIGDKLWDFSNKTHVMGILNLTPDSFSDGGKFQSIDSAVSRVRSMISEGADIIDIGAQSTRPMASRISSQEELDRLLPVLEAVRGMPEMEEKLISVDTFNSEVASEAISNGADILNDVSAGTLDPNMHKVVAESGVPYMAMHMRGDPCTMQNKENLQYDDVCKDVASELYLRVRDAELSGIPAWRVMIDPGIGFSKSVDHNLDIIMDLPKIREEMAKRSIAVSHAPILVGPSRKRFLGDICGRPEATDRDAATVASVTAGILGGANIIRVHNVRHNADAAKVCDAMLRRRRSKG; this comes from the exons ATGGCTCCTTTGCTGTCACAAACCTTAATACACACCGGCAGATTCCTTCTCCGTCGCTTCTTAGAACCACCTCCGGCAGTAATCTCTGCTGTGGCTGCGAGTCGCGTCTGCTTCCATCGATACTATTCGTCGAAGTCTCTTTCTCTCGTGTCTCCACTTGGCTTGCACTGTTCCTCTTTATTCAGTCCTCCAG CATTATGTAACTCAGCTTTCTCATCTTCGGCAACAAGTACAACTATCGAAGTACAATCTACAGAGCATGAAGTTGTGATTGCTTTAGGAAGTAACATTGGAAACCGGATGAATAATTTCAGAGAGGCTTTGCGATTGATGAAGCGTGGTGGCATTTGTGTAACCAGGCACAGTTGTTTGTACGAAACGGCTCCGGTTCATGTGACTGACCAACCCAGGTTTCTCAATGCTGCAGTGAGAGGTGTCACTAAGCTTGGACCTCATGAGCTATTAAGTGTTCTCAAGACTATTGAGAGAGACATGGGACGTAAGGATGGTATTAGGTATGGACCAAGACCGCTTGACTTGGACATATTGTTCTATGGGAAGATGAGAATTAGTTCTGATAAGCTGATCATACCACATGAGAGACTCTGGGAAAGGTCATTTGTGTTAGCACCTTTGGTTGATTTGCTTGGATCAGCTGTTGATAATGATACAGTTGCTCATTGGCATTCGCTCGCGATACATCCTGGTGGAATTTTCCAAGCGTGGGAGAGACTGGGTGGCGAGTCACTGATTGGACAAGATGGTATACAAAGGGTTTTACCAATAGGAGATAAGCTGTGGGATTTTTCTAACAAAACTCATGTGATGGGTATACTTAATCTTACACCTGACAGCTTTAGTGATGGAGGGAAATTTCAATCAATAGATTCTGCAGTTTCTCGGGTTCGCTCAATGATCTCTGAGGGTGCAGATATAATTGATATTGGAGCACAGTCCACACGCCCAATGGCCTCAAGAATTTCTAGTCAAGAAGAGTTAGATAGACTACTACCAGTTTTAGAGGCTGTTCGTGGTATGCCAGAGATGGAGGAAAAGCTCATATCTGTGGACACTTTCAACTCTGAGGTTGCTTCAGAAGCAATAAGCAATGGAGCTGACATTCTAAATGATGTATCTGCGGGAACCTTAGACCCGAATATGCATAAGGTTGTTGCAGAATCTGGGGTTCCTTATATGGCCATGCACATGAGAGGAGATCCATGTACAATGCAGAACAAAGAGAATTTGCAGTATGATGATGTCTGCAAGGATGTTGCTTCTGAACTCTACTTGAGAGTAAGAGATGCAGAACTCTCTGGGATTCCAGCTTGGAGGGTTATGATCGATCCAGGGATTGGGTTTTCCAAGAGCGTAGATCATAATCTAGATATTATTATGGATCTTCCAAAAATCCGAGAAGAGATGGCTAAGAGAAGTATAGCAGTTTCTCATGCGCCTATACTCGTAGGACCTTCAAGGAAAAGATTTCTGGGAGATATTTGTGGGCGACCTGAGGCCACTGACAGAGATGCTGCAACTGTTGCTTCTGTCACTGCAGGCATTCTAGGAGGTGCCAATATCATCAGAGTTCATAATGTTAGACATAACGCCGACGCAGCAAAAGTATGCGACGCAatgctgagaagaagaaggtcaaAAGGATGA
- a CDS encoding Eukaryotic aspartyl protease family protein (Eukaryotic aspartyl protease family protein; FUNCTIONS IN: aspartic-type endopeptidase activity; INVOLVED IN: proteolysis; EXPRESSED IN: flower; EXPRESSED DURING: petal differentiation and expansion stage; CONTAINS InterPro DOMAIN/s: Peptidase aspartic (InterPro:IPR021109), Peptidase aspartic, catalytic (InterPro:IPR009007), Peptidase A1 (InterPro:IPR001461), Peptidase aspartic, active site (InterPro:IPR001969); BEST Arabidopsis thaliana protein match is: Eukaryotic aspartyl protease family protein (TAIR:AT4G30040.1); Has 1979 Blast hits to 1969 proteins in 166 species: Archae - 0; Bacteria - 0; Metazoa - 138; Fungi - 121; Plants - 1683; Viruses - 0; Other Eukaryotes - 37 (source: NCBI BLink).), translated as MAITLLPLRIRASLLIIIFALTCSKECTSHSRLTLRTKTQESSKIKIGYLHSKSTPASRLDNLWTVSHVTPIPNPAAFLANISIGNPPVPQLLLIDTGSDLTWIHCLPCKCYPQTIPFFHPSRSSTYRNASCVSAPHAMPQIFRDEKTGNCQYHLRYRDFSNTRGILAEEKLTFETSDDGLISKQNIVFGCGQDNSGFTKYSGVLGLGPGTFSIVTRNFGSKFSYCFGSLTNPTYPHNILILGNGAKIEGDPTPLQIFQDRYYLDLQAISFGEKLLDIEPGTFQRYRSQGGTVIDTGCSPTILAREAYETLSEEIDFLLGEVLRRVKDWDQYTTPCYEGNLKLDLYGFPVVTFHFAGGAELALDVESLFVSSESGDSFCLAMTMNTFDDMSVIGAMAQQNYNVGYNLRTMKVYFQRTDCEIIDS; from the coding sequence ATGGCCATCACTCTACTACCATTACGTATTCGTGCCTCCCTTCTTATCATTATATTCGCTCTCACTTGTTCAAAGGAATGCACCTCGCATTCCCGACTTACGCTAAGAACCAAAACCCAAGAATCATCGAAAATCAAAATCGGTTACTTGCATTCCAAGTCAACCCCCGCTTCTCGCCTAGATAACTTGTGGACCGTCTCACATGTCACTCCTATTCCGAATCCAGCAGCATTCCTTGCAAATATTTCTATCGGCAATCCACCTGTCCCGCAACTCTTACTCATAGATACAGGTAGTGACCTAACTTGGATCCATTGTCTTCCCTGCAAATGTTACCCTCAAACAATCCCTTTTTTCCACCCTTCAAGATCTTCCACTTACCGAAACGCTTCTTGTGTATCCGCACCACACGCCATGCCCCAAATCTTTCGCGACGAAAAGACTGGAAACTGCCAATATCACCTACGCTACCGCGACTTTTCTAACACCAGAGGCATTTTAGCTGAGGAAAAACTCACATTTGAAACATCTGACGACGGTTTAATctctaaacaaaacattgttttCGGATGCGGACAAGATAACTCCGGTTTCACCAAATATAGCGGCGTGCTCGGTTTAGGTCCAGGTACATTCTCCATAGTAACCCGCAATTTCGGCTCTAAGTTCTCGTACTGCTTCGGCAGCCTAACCAATCCGACTTACCCTCACAACATTCTAATCCTCGGAAACGGCGCCAAAATCGAAGGCGATCCAACACCTTTACAAATATTCCAAGACCGTTACTACCTTGACCTCCAAGCAATCTCCTTTGGAGAGAAACTTCTCGATATCGAACCCGGAACTTTCCAGAGATATCGGTCCCAAGGAGGCACGGTCATCGACACAGGCTGTTCTCCAACGATTCTAGCCAGAGAAGCTTACGAAACTCTCTctgaagaaattgattttcttctaGGAGAAGTTCTCAGACGCGTTAAAGATTGGGATCAATACACGACTCCTTGCTACGAAGGGAATCTTAAACTTGATCTCTACGGCTTTCCCGTCGTCACGTTCCATTTCGCCGGCGGCGCTGAGCTGGCGTTAGACGTTGAGAGTTTGTTCGTTAGTAGTGAAAGTGGAGATAGCTTTTGCTTGGCTATGACTATGAACACGTTTGATGATATGAGCGTTATTGGTGCCATGGCTCAGCAGAATTATAATGTTGGCTATAATCTTCGAACCATGAAGGTTTATTTCCAGAGAACTGATTGTGAGATTATTGATTCTTAA